A genomic segment from Pseudanabaena sp. BC1403 encodes:
- a CDS encoding ABC transporter ATP-binding protein: MLEVRKICKSYGKKQVLQDLSFAIQSGEVYGLLGPNGAGKTTTISILCGLIKADRGNVTMNGQNASSSTRSLIGVAPQENIFYKSLTCEENLRFFGQLYGLSNEACRKQAQYCLELVGLGDRARSIADGLSGGMQRRLSMAIALVHQPQLVVLDEPTTGLDIEARYEVWELIRKLRSQDTAILLTTHMLEEAERLCQRIGIIKQGSLLAEGSLEELRKHVPAQEIAIICTPTEDLAIARAIELGFPHRYYGRDLAFWLPNVMELKEILECFEGIAIDSIMRQPVRLENIYVEVTQGPK; the protein is encoded by the coding sequence GTGCTAGAAGTTCGCAAAATCTGTAAATCTTATGGAAAAAAGCAAGTTTTGCAAGACTTAAGTTTTGCCATTCAGTCGGGGGAAGTCTATGGGTTACTTGGTCCAAATGGAGCAGGCAAAACCACTACGATTAGCATTTTGTGTGGTTTAATCAAAGCCGATCGCGGCAATGTAACGATGAATGGGCAAAATGCATCTAGCTCAACCCGCTCGCTAATCGGTGTTGCCCCACAAGAAAATATTTTTTATAAGAGCTTAACCTGTGAAGAAAATTTGCGGTTTTTTGGACAGCTCTATGGGCTGAGTAATGAAGCTTGCCGAAAACAAGCACAATATTGTTTGGAGTTAGTGGGGCTAGGCGATCGCGCTAGAAGTATTGCTGATGGTCTGAGTGGTGGAATGCAACGTCGTCTGAGTATGGCGATCGCTCTTGTACATCAGCCGCAATTAGTTGTACTTGATGAACCAACAACGGGACTTGATATTGAAGCTCGCTATGAAGTTTGGGAATTGATTCGTAAACTTAGAAGTCAAGATACGGCAATTTTATTGACGACCCATATGCTTGAGGAAGCAGAACGTCTTTGTCAGCGGATTGGCATTATCAAGCAAGGGAGTTTGCTCGCCGAAGGTAGCCTCGAAGAACTTCGCAAACATGTCCCTGCTCAAGAAATTGCGATCATTTGTACACCCACTGAGGATTTAGCGATCGCTAGAGCGATTGAGTTGGGATTTCCTCATCGCTACTATGGACGAGATTTAGCTTTTTGGTTGCCTAATGTAATGGAACTAAAAGAAATTTTGGAATGTTTTGAAGGCATCGCAATTGACTCGATCATGCGTCAACCCGTCCGCCTTGAAAATATCTACGTAGAAGTCACCCAAGGCCCAAAATAA
- a CDS encoding ROK family protein → MSLLTLAIDVGGSSIKAIILQEDGTNASARSLIHTPHPATPDVIVATLIDLSTKHCVYDRISIGFPSVVENGVTRGAINLHPDWDGFPLAEVLQNKLGKPIAIANDADVQGCGAIAGQGVELVITLGTGFGSSLYLNGKLLPNLELGQHIWCDHDTYEDRLGQAALEQVGIEVWNMRLIEAIATLYKLFNYDKLYIGGGNARLVTLALPPNLSEKVAIVSNDLGLIGGLALWRSSDLKN, encoded by the coding sequence GTGAGTTTGTTAACATTAGCGATTGATGTGGGTGGGAGTAGTATCAAGGCAATCATATTGCAAGAGGATGGCACTAATGCCTCAGCGAGATCGCTTATTCATACGCCCCATCCTGCAACTCCTGATGTCATCGTGGCGACATTAATCGATTTGAGCACGAAACATTGTGTATATGATCGCATTTCTATTGGTTTTCCTAGTGTTGTCGAAAATGGGGTGACAAGGGGAGCAATTAATTTGCATCCTGACTGGGACGGCTTTCCCTTAGCTGAGGTATTACAAAATAAATTAGGTAAGCCGATCGCGATTGCTAATGATGCGGATGTGCAAGGTTGCGGGGCGATCGCAGGGCAGGGAGTAGAGTTAGTAATTACTTTAGGAACTGGTTTTGGATCGTCGCTATACCTCAATGGTAAGCTGCTGCCAAATTTGGAGCTAGGTCAACATATTTGGTGCGATCACGATACTTACGAAGATCGCTTAGGGCAAGCAGCCCTAGAACAGGTGGGGATTGAAGTATGGAATATGAGGTTAATAGAGGCGATTGCTACGCTCTATAAATTATTTAACTACGACAAACTTTATATCGGCGGTGGCAATGCTCGCTTAGTGACTTTGGCTTTACCGCCAAATTTATCTGAAAAAGTTGCGATCGTTTCCAATGATTTGGGTCTGATTGGCGGACTTGCTCTGTGGAGATCTAGCGATCTGAAAAATTAG
- a CDS encoding NACHT domain-containing NTPase — MTIALMLRAPSEIICKVQDELAVRGYTPLQLATELSLAIQLVENFLNGEIVDRNTYNLICEKLNISINSVQDLSVEKPIEDKDNSNLQTSNLNVSTNGNIVDNNVVSNAIQKDNNIIEKIAQSLSDSLSISGKNGLDQSLQKIRKIISPALIRQCDRLRIIDVNTPIHLHELYTEANIFTGLPSSQNIDLDETFANVSPEQYDRFYLSKIRPSTISANQALEESEQILLVGGLGSGKTTLLKYWAMACIAGNILPEYLPVFLPLRSLVSLNDICNPFIWLKQQIINYGCSDEFLDGKFLEQLLNQGQFLFLWDGLDDLPEIYHAEIAQKISDFSDRYPKNRAVLATRNPIYGHILESFSTLELAPFGESQITTFANKWFQTTCTQKPKSNEKFQQLLTTNQPLAEIASNPLLLTYLCTVFNSCDSLKTNFYQEVLNLLLTKWEQTKCLPSSSNPTLSASQKLDLLSYVAIVSLDRHGYMWQNNQLEEDFQACMATSRTLSKLAIDHAQLFQSLKWQHSLLVECAKGLYSLNYTTLHDYLAAYRIANSAPTAAQKYLLERIYLKRWHGVIVMTVSISQQADRMLKMMKRKIDDLVSQDPQLQSFLTWVNQQSIQIQTPYKAVTIRALYLDIDLENTRSLDRARALDIAHSRSLERARSKSMGLDNTMETEVDIDYTINLALNLDLALYVANHPVLELACVLEPDLHRGLLFLRQKFPDPYKIQGRETFAKWWQSKGLDWSKKLRNLIVQHRKSSQEWQFSENQLNLLRTYHDANKLLIECLNNSEYVSPLVKSQIESTLLLPQGEYSILH; from the coding sequence ATGACTATAGCCTTAATGCTAAGAGCGCCATCAGAAATCATTTGTAAAGTACAAGATGAACTCGCAGTTAGAGGATACACACCTCTTCAGTTGGCGACTGAGCTTAGTCTTGCAATACAACTGGTCGAGAATTTCTTGAATGGAGAAATTGTCGATCGCAATACTTATAACTTAATTTGTGAAAAACTAAACATTTCTATAAATTCTGTTCAGGATCTATCAGTAGAAAAGCCGATAGAAGACAAAGATAATTCAAATCTTCAAACATCCAATCTTAATGTATCAACTAATGGCAATATTGTTGATAATAATGTTGTATCAAATGCAATTCAGAAAGACAATAATATTATAGAAAAGATCGCTCAAAGTTTAAGTGATAGTTTATCCATTAGTGGGAAAAATGGACTTGATCAATCGTTGCAGAAAATCCGTAAGATTATATCTCCTGCGTTAATACGTCAATGTGATCGTCTCAGAATAATTGATGTTAATACGCCAATTCATTTACATGAATTATATACTGAGGCTAATATTTTCACGGGTTTGCCGAGCAGTCAAAACATTGATTTAGATGAAACTTTTGCAAATGTATCTCCTGAACAATATGATCGCTTCTATTTATCCAAAATCCGTCCATCCACAATCTCAGCTAATCAGGCTCTAGAAGAATCCGAACAAATTCTGCTAGTTGGTGGTCTAGGTTCAGGCAAGACGACATTACTTAAATATTGGGCAATGGCTTGCATAGCAGGCAATATTCTGCCTGAATATTTACCTGTATTTTTGCCACTGCGATCACTTGTTTCTCTTAATGACATTTGCAACCCATTTATATGGTTAAAGCAACAAATTATTAACTATGGATGTTCTGATGAATTTTTGGATGGCAAATTCTTAGAGCAATTATTAAATCAAGGACAATTTTTATTTCTTTGGGATGGATTAGATGACCTGCCTGAGATTTATCACGCAGAAATCGCACAAAAAATCTCTGACTTTAGCGATCGCTATCCTAAGAATCGAGCAGTTCTCGCCACACGTAATCCGATCTATGGTCATATTCTCGAATCATTTTCGACATTGGAATTAGCTCCTTTTGGAGAATCACAAATTACTACATTTGCAAATAAGTGGTTTCAAACTACTTGCACCCAAAAGCCGAAAAGCAATGAAAAGTTTCAACAATTGCTCACCACAAATCAACCTCTAGCAGAAATCGCCAGTAATCCTCTACTACTAACCTATCTCTGTACTGTCTTTAACAGTTGTGATTCTCTTAAAACAAACTTTTATCAGGAAGTCTTAAATCTACTATTGACCAAATGGGAGCAAACTAAATGTTTGCCTAGCTCATCTAATCCAACATTATCAGCTTCTCAAAAGCTAGATTTGCTCTCCTATGTGGCGATCGTGTCGCTTGATCGACATGGTTATATGTGGCAAAACAATCAACTTGAGGAAGACTTTCAGGCTTGTATGGCAACTAGTCGCACCTTATCCAAGTTAGCGATTGATCATGCCCAGCTTTTTCAGAGTCTCAAGTGGCAACATAGCCTATTAGTTGAATGTGCCAAAGGACTTTACTCACTCAACTACACTACTCTGCATGACTATCTTGCGGCCTATCGGATTGCCAATAGCGCACCTACTGCTGCCCAAAAATATTTGCTAGAGCGGATATATCTCAAGCGTTGGCATGGTGTGATCGTCATGACCGTCAGCATTTCCCAACAAGCAGATCGCATGTTGAAGATGATGAAACGTAAAATTGATGATTTGGTGAGCCAAGATCCGCAATTGCAGTCATTTCTGACATGGGTTAACCAACAGTCAATTCAAATTCAAACCCCATACAAAGCGGTGACGATTCGTGCTTTATATCTAGATATTGATTTAGAAAATACGCGATCGCTCGACCGCGCTCGTGCTTTAGATATCGCCCATTCCCGCTCTTTAGAACGCGCTCGCTCTAAGTCAATGGGTCTAGACAATACGATGGAAACTGAGGTTGACATCGATTACACAATTAATCTAGCTCTCAACCTTGACTTAGCTTTATACGTTGCTAATCACCCTGTTTTAGAGCTTGCTTGTGTACTTGAGCCAGATCTACATAGAGGGTTACTGTTTTTGCGTCAGAAATTTCCTGATCCTTATAAAATTCAAGGTCGAGAAACTTTTGCGAAGTGGTGGCAATCTAAGGGATTAGATTGGTCAAAAAAGTTACGCAACTTAATCGTCCAGCACCGTAAAAGCTCGCAAGAATGGCAATTCAGCGAAAATCAGCTTAATTTGTTGCGTACATACCATGATGCTAATAAGCTTTTGATTGAATGTCTGAATAATTCTGAATATGTCAGCCCATTAGTCAAGAGTCAAATCGAGTCAACATTACTACTACCTCAAGGTGAGTACAGCATATTGCACTAA